A window of Phenylobacterium sp. NIBR 498073 genomic DNA:
GGGGCCTTGCGTGACTTCCATCCGCGACGACTTCAAGGAAATCCTCCGGATGGTGCGCCCGCACGCGCGGGTGCTCGACGTCGGCTGCGGCGAGGGCGAGCTGCTCGAGCTGCTGACCAACGAAAAGGAGATCGACGGCCAGGGCCTTGAGCTCTCGCGCGAGGGCGTCGCGGCCTGCCTGGCCCGCGGCCTGGCCGTGGTCCAGGGCGACGCCGACCACGACCTCGACAACTTCCCGACCAAGGCCTTCGACTACGCGGTGCTGTCCAAGACCCTGCAGCAGGTGCGCGACCCCAAGCACGTGCTGTCGGAACTGCTCCGCATCGCCGACCGCGCGGTCGTCTCGCTGCCGAACTTCGGCCACTGGCGGGTGCGGATGGACCTGCTGACCAAGGGCCGGATGCCGGAGACCAAGTCCCTGCCCGAGCCGTGGTGGTCGACGCCCAACATCCACCTCTGCACGCTGCGCGACTTCACCGCGCTGTGCGACGACCTCGACCTGCGGATCGACGCCTGCGCCTCGCTGGTGCCGGGCAAGCCGGCGCGTCAGATCGATCCGTCGCGTCCGATCGAGAACTGGCGCGCCGAGAACGCCCTCTTCCTGCTCAGCCGAAAGGCGGAGCCGGCGCCTCCAAGCACGCCGGCCCCGCCCCCGGGAAGCCTCTTCGAATAGCGGCGGGCGACGGGGGGACCATCCGCCCGGGGGAAGACGCCGCCTTAGGAGAGCCACTTCGGCTGCGGGCGTCCCGCCGCAGCCATCAGGCTGAGGAGCGCCAGGCTCCCCTCGAAGAGGCAGAAGCCGGCCACAAGCAGGACCGGCGTCTCCACGATGGCGCTGGGGTGGACGACCACCAGCGCGACCCCGAAAATCAGACAGACGACAGCTCCGGCCAGCGCCACCCACGACCGCCAGAGCGGCGGGCGACCATGGGTGCGCCGCGCCACGCCGACCAGCCCGGCGGCGATCGCCAGGAAAGCTCCAGCCAAGAGCGTCATCTCAGTTCAACTCCACGCCGCTAGAACAGGAAGCGGACCACGACCCGGCCGTCATAGGCCTCGTAGTCGTCGCGGTACTCGCCGCCGCCCTCGAGGGCGAAGTCGAAGTATTGCCCCTGGCCGCGCAGGGCCAGGCGCACCACCGGCCCGCCGCCCGACAGGTCGGGCGCGGCGAGGCCGAAGGCGGGACCTCCGGCGACGAAGCGGGCGGTCGTGACGTCCACTCC
This region includes:
- the metW gene encoding methionine biosynthesis protein MetW; amino-acid sequence: MTSIRDDFKEILRMVRPHARVLDVGCGEGELLELLTNEKEIDGQGLELSREGVAACLARGLAVVQGDADHDLDNFPTKAFDYAVLSKTLQQVRDPKHVLSELLRIADRAVVSLPNFGHWRVRMDLLTKGRMPETKSLPEPWWSTPNIHLCTLRDFTALCDDLDLRIDACASLVPGKPARQIDPSRPIENWRAENALFLLSRKAEPAPPSTPAPPPGSLFE